Proteins from a genomic interval of Paenibacillus lentus:
- the recJ gene encoding single-stranded-DNA-specific exonuclease RecJ: MLHPKYRWVGLHREDSVASLLGEQLEIPKILASLLVNRGIQDVQEARRFLQGTMSDLHDPFLLSGMQEAVARIRRAIEQDEQILIYGDYDADGVSSTALMICLMRHLNARYEYYIPHRSKEGYGLHIAALEPFVERGFTLIITVDTGISAVEQIAYARAAGVDVIVTDHHEPPETLPEAYALVNPKLPYCPYPFKGLAGVGVAYKLATALLGDHTPAAWTELVTLGTIADLMPLTDENRILVANGLKAMSYSSFPGITALMGVSGYAKKATEEVSSNHVAFGLAPRINASGRMSYADQAVALLTTENIEEAEKIAEDLDILNKERQLLVDRIVQEAVAQLAEKEAEGSIPHVIVLAGEGWNPGVIGIVASKILDRYYRPTLVLGIDPATGICKGSARSIPGFDMYEALTHCKSLLEHYGGHPSAAGMTLQREQLNHLEEQLNRYAEGVLREEHFVPIMQTDLECSLSDISLPVIEQMEGLAPFGMGNTCPRLLIRGAKLIESRALGKEGKHMKLLLSQNGTVMEAVAFGKGELLSQLTEQARVDVVAEASINEWNGSRKPQLVIQDLAVPHIQVFDHRGSRYPVNKMNEVRSNLIERQSLEQHMIAVVTMEDSNALKNYELNDTPCWIYDKDVGVIPSNTAAFKNGQSRDDIKILFVLELPESPEIWHKMMGSFSALERVYLFHSARDKQEALHPPSREQFKQIYALLKHQVTAPVNEEELISSLIQRTRLSRRMLVMTLEIFEELGFIYRQMGTVMMNQAPAKRALDSSRRYLELEGLAEMEQILHHAGIPQITQWLMTNQQNVS, encoded by the coding sequence TTGCTTCATCCGAAGTACCGTTGGGTTGGTCTACATAGGGAGGACAGTGTCGCCTCGCTGTTAGGCGAGCAGCTTGAAATACCAAAAATATTGGCTTCCCTGCTCGTTAACCGTGGAATACAAGATGTTCAGGAAGCACGGCGTTTTTTGCAGGGGACGATGAGTGATCTTCATGATCCTTTTTTGCTTAGTGGCATGCAAGAGGCAGTGGCAAGAATTAGGAGAGCCATTGAGCAGGACGAGCAAATTTTAATTTATGGTGATTACGATGCAGATGGTGTATCTTCTACAGCACTCATGATTTGTTTAATGCGTCATTTGAATGCGAGGTACGAGTACTATATTCCGCATCGCTCAAAGGAAGGGTATGGACTTCATATTGCTGCCTTAGAGCCATTTGTGGAGCGAGGATTTACGCTAATCATCACCGTAGATACAGGAATCAGTGCAGTTGAGCAAATCGCCTATGCGCGTGCTGCAGGCGTGGATGTCATCGTTACCGATCACCATGAGCCACCGGAAACTCTACCGGAAGCTTATGCACTTGTGAATCCCAAATTACCTTATTGTCCATACCCGTTTAAGGGGCTGGCTGGCGTGGGAGTAGCCTATAAATTAGCGACTGCTCTGCTTGGCGATCATACGCCTGCGGCATGGACGGAATTGGTCACTCTAGGGACGATAGCGGATTTGATGCCGCTTACAGATGAGAATCGGATTTTAGTTGCGAACGGATTGAAGGCGATGTCCTATTCCAGCTTTCCGGGGATAACGGCACTAATGGGTGTATCCGGCTATGCTAAAAAAGCAACAGAAGAGGTTTCCTCAAATCATGTAGCCTTTGGGCTTGCCCCCCGTATTAATGCAAGTGGGCGAATGAGTTATGCTGATCAGGCGGTTGCTCTGTTAACGACAGAAAATATAGAAGAGGCAGAGAAGATTGCCGAGGATTTGGATATCCTGAATAAAGAACGTCAATTGCTTGTCGATCGTATCGTGCAGGAGGCAGTTGCTCAGTTAGCGGAGAAAGAGGCCGAAGGCTCGATTCCTCATGTCATTGTTTTGGCTGGAGAAGGTTGGAATCCAGGGGTTATCGGGATTGTTGCCTCAAAAATATTGGATCGTTATTATCGCCCAACCCTTGTCTTGGGCATTGACCCGGCAACGGGAATATGCAAAGGCTCTGCGCGCTCTATTCCGGGGTTTGACATGTATGAGGCTCTGACCCACTGTAAAAGCTTGTTGGAGCACTATGGAGGGCATCCCTCTGCGGCAGGAATGACCTTGCAACGGGAACAGCTTAACCATCTCGAGGAGCAGCTGAATCGGTATGCTGAAGGCGTGCTTCGTGAGGAGCATTTTGTCCCGATCATGCAGACGGACTTAGAGTGCTCCTTGTCGGACATTTCATTGCCGGTTATTGAACAAATGGAAGGACTTGCCCCGTTCGGAATGGGGAACACATGCCCTAGGCTGCTCATTCGCGGCGCGAAGCTCATAGAATCCCGAGCATTAGGGAAGGAAGGCAAGCATATGAAGCTGCTGCTCAGCCAGAATGGAACTGTGATGGAGGCAGTTGCATTTGGCAAGGGAGAGCTGTTGTCCCAATTGACAGAACAGGCTAGAGTCGATGTTGTTGCTGAAGCCAGCATTAATGAGTGGAACGGCTCCCGTAAGCCGCAATTGGTCATTCAGGATCTTGCTGTGCCTCATATTCAGGTGTTTGATCATCGGGGATCTAGATATCCCGTCAATAAGATGAATGAAGTCAGAAGCAATCTTATAGAACGGCAGTCGCTGGAGCAGCATATGATCGCGGTCGTTACGATGGAAGATTCGAATGCATTGAAAAATTATGAATTGAATGATACCCCTTGTTGGATATATGATAAGGACGTTGGCGTAATTCCTAGCAATACGGCAGCTTTCAAGAACGGACAAAGCAGGGATGATATAAAAATATTGTTCGTTCTAGAACTTCCTGAGTCGCCTGAAATATGGCATAAAATGATGGGCTCATTCTCAGCGCTCGAAAGAGTGTATCTGTTTCATTCGGCAAGGGATAAACAGGAGGCGCTTCATCCGCCCTCCAGGGAGCAATTTAAGCAGATTTATGCGCTGCTCAAGCATCAGGTCACCGCTCCGGTCAACGAAGAAGAGCTTATTTCCAGCCTAATACAGCGAACTCGTCTATCTCGGCGGATGCTGGTCATGACGCTGGAGATTTTCGAGGAGCTAGGCTTCATATATCGCCAAATGGGAACCGTAATGATGAATCAGGCACCCGCCAAACGAGCGCTCGATTCATCCCGCCGTTACCTGGAGCTGGAAGGGCTAGCTGAAATGGAACAGATTTTGCATCATGCTGGAATACCACAAATTACGCAGTGGCTAATGACAAATCAGCAAAATGTATCTTAA
- a CDS encoding adenine phosphoribosyltransferase, producing MDFKEYIRVIPDFPQPGISFKDITTLLNNGEKYREAINELKSMVSDLKIDLIAGPEARGFVVGAPLAYALGVGFIPIRKSGKLPYQTIEVGYDLEYGSDRLAMHSDAVKPGQNVLIADDLLATGGTISTSVKLVRELGGNVVGTAFLIELSELNGRDKLPGIDVFSLLTY from the coding sequence TTGGATTTCAAAGAGTACATTCGTGTTATACCCGATTTTCCCCAACCAGGAATTAGCTTTAAGGATATTACAACGCTGCTCAACAATGGAGAAAAGTACCGAGAAGCGATTAACGAGCTTAAGAGCATGGTGTCCGATCTGAAGATCGATTTGATCGCAGGGCCTGAAGCACGGGGTTTCGTTGTAGGCGCACCTCTGGCTTATGCGCTTGGCGTAGGCTTCATACCTATTCGTAAGAGCGGAAAGCTCCCCTATCAAACGATCGAGGTCGGATATGATCTGGAATATGGATCCGATCGCTTGGCTATGCATAGCGATGCTGTCAAACCAGGCCAGAATGTGTTGATTGCTGATGATTTATTAGCTACAGGGGGGACTATCTCCACTTCGGTTAAACTGGTGCGTGAGCTAGGCGGTAATGTAGTAGGAACGGCATTTTTGATCGAATTGAGCGAGTTGAATGGCCGGGACAAATTGCCAGGCATCGACGTGTTCTCGTTGTTAACGTATTAA